In one window of Leifsonia sp. NPDC080035 DNA:
- the rplI gene encoding 50S ribosomal protein L9, protein MSKVILTHEVTGLGSAGDVVEVKNGYARNYLVPQGFAIAWTRGGEKQVDQIKAARTARELHSVEAAQDLKAKLEATKVKLVVKAGREGRLFGSVKTGDVADAVKAAGIGELDKRKIELPNAIKVVGDHEATVRLHDDLSAVISLQVVAAK, encoded by the coding sequence ATGTCGAAGGTCATTCTCACTCACGAGGTCACCGGCCTCGGTTCTGCCGGCGATGTGGTCGAGGTCAAGAACGGGTACGCCCGTAACTACCTCGTCCCGCAGGGCTTCGCTATCGCGTGGACGCGCGGTGGCGAGAAGCAGGTCGACCAGATCAAGGCCGCGCGCACCGCGCGCGAGCTGCACTCCGTCGAGGCCGCACAGGACCTCAAGGCGAAGCTCGAGGCCACCAAGGTCAAGCTGGTCGTGAAGGCGGGCCGCGAGGGCCGTCTGTTCGGCTCGGTCAAGACCGGTGACGTCGCCGACGCGGTCAAGGCCGCGGGCATCGGCGAGCTCGACAAGCGCAAGATCGAGCTCCCCAACGCGATCAAGGTCGTCGGTGACCACGAGGCCACCGTCCGCCTGCACGACGACCTCTCGGCCGTCATCAGCCTGCAGGTGGTCGCCGCCAAGTAG
- the rpsR gene encoding 30S ribosomal protein S18 produces MAGKSSGDRRKPIRKGKDGKNAAPAKSVRVGVIDYKDVATLRKFISERGKIRARRITGVSVQEQRLIARAVKNAREMALLPYAGSGR; encoded by the coding sequence ATGGCTGGAAAGTCGAGCGGCGACCGCCGCAAGCCGATCCGCAAGGGCAAGGACGGGAAGAACGCCGCACCGGCGAAGTCCGTCCGCGTCGGTGTCATTGACTACAAGGACGTCGCCACCCTGCGGAAGTTCATCTCCGAGCGCGGAAAGATCCGCGCGCGCCGTATCACCGGTGTCTCCGTCCAGGAGCAGCGCCTCATCGCCCGTGCCGTCAAGAACGCACGCGAGATGGCTCTCCTCCCCTACGCCGGCTCCGGCCGTTAA
- a CDS encoding single-stranded DNA-binding protein has protein sequence MAGDTIITVVGNLTADPELRYTQNGLAVANFTIASTPRTFDRQANEWKDGEALFLRASVWREFAEHVAGSLTKGSRVIAQGRLKQRSYETKEGEKRVSVELEIDEIGPSLRYATAQVTRTQSSRGPGGQGGFGGGAPAVEEPWAASAPADPSAGADVWNTPGAYNDETPF, from the coding sequence ATGGCCGGCGACACCATCATCACCGTGGTGGGCAACCTCACGGCCGACCCCGAGCTGCGCTACACGCAGAACGGGCTGGCCGTCGCGAACTTCACGATCGCGTCGACTCCGCGCACGTTCGACCGTCAGGCGAACGAGTGGAAGGACGGGGAGGCCCTGTTCCTCCGCGCGAGCGTGTGGCGCGAATTCGCCGAGCACGTGGCCGGGTCGCTGACCAAGGGCTCCCGGGTGATCGCCCAGGGCCGGCTCAAGCAGCGCTCCTACGAGACGAAGGAAGGCGAGAAGCGCGTCTCCGTCGAGCTCGAGATCGACGAGATCGGGCCGTCGCTGCGCTACGCCACCGCTCAGGTGACCCGTACGCAGTCCTCGCGTGGACCGGGCGGACAGGGTGGATTCGGTGGCGGTGCTCCCGCCGTCGAGGAGCCGTGGGCCGCATCCGCCCCCGCGGACCCGTCCGCCGGAGCCGACGTCTGGAACACCCCGGGCGCCTACAACGACGAGACCCCGTTCTAA
- the rpsF gene encoding 30S ribosomal protein S6, whose product MHQYELMVILDPEIDERTVAPSLDKFLNVVRNDGGTIDNVDIWGRRRLAYEINKKSEGIYAVVQLTATGDTTKELDRQLKLSEAVMRTKVLRAEEAIAQVAAAAKLADEKAARKAAAAEKASA is encoded by the coding sequence ATGCATCAGTACGAGCTGATGGTCATCCTCGATCCCGAGATCGATGAGCGCACCGTTGCTCCCAGCCTTGACAAGTTCCTCAACGTCGTCCGTAACGACGGTGGAACGATCGACAACGTCGACATCTGGGGCCGTCGCCGCCTGGCGTACGAGATCAACAAGAAGTCCGAGGGCATCTACGCCGTCGTGCAGCTCACGGCGACCGGTGACACCACCAAGGAGCTCGACCGCCAGCTGAAGCTCAGCGAGGCCGTCATGCGCACCAAGGTGCTCCGTGCCGAAGAGGCCATCGCCCAGGTCGCGGCCGCCGCGAAGCTGGCCGACGAGAAGGCCGCCCGCAAGGCCGCAGCCGCCGAGAAGGCGAGCGCGTAG
- a CDS encoding CCA tRNA nucleotidyltransferase, which produces MQSVAESLERLGALANSPTVARVADAFQSAGHELSLVGGPVRDALLGRAVHDLDFTTDARPDAILAVVRPIADAVWDIGRAFGTIGARFGDDTVEITTYRTDSYDGETRKPEVEFGDTLEGDLLRRDFTVNALALRVPEVRLVDPSGGVEDLLARVITTPSSPEVSFGDDPLRMLRAARFTSQLGFTVDDETRAAMSRMADRISIVSAERIRDEIAKLLMTDEPRPGIELLVETGLADMVLPEVPALRLEVDEHHHHKDVYQHSLTVLDQAIGYEKERHPGEAPDLVLRLAAILHDIGKPATRRFEPGGAVSFYHHDVVGAKLAKKRLTALRFDKSTIESVARLIELHLRFFGYTDANWTDSAVRRYVRDAGDELERLHMLTRADVTTRNRRKADRLGFAYDDLEQRIRELKEQEELDAVRPDLDGQQVMAALGLRPGRQVGQAMKFLLELRLDEGPLGEEEATRRLLEWWASQSSTEGPTG; this is translated from the coding sequence ATGCAGTCCGTCGCCGAATCCCTCGAGCGCCTCGGCGCCCTCGCGAACTCGCCGACGGTCGCCCGCGTCGCAGACGCGTTCCAGTCGGCAGGCCACGAGCTCTCGCTCGTCGGAGGCCCCGTGCGCGACGCGCTGCTCGGCCGTGCCGTGCACGATCTGGACTTCACGACCGACGCGCGTCCGGACGCCATCCTCGCCGTCGTCCGGCCCATCGCGGACGCCGTCTGGGACATCGGGCGCGCGTTCGGGACCATCGGCGCGCGCTTCGGGGACGACACCGTCGAGATCACCACGTATCGCACCGACAGCTACGACGGCGAAACCCGCAAACCCGAAGTCGAGTTCGGCGACACGCTGGAGGGCGACCTGCTGCGCCGCGACTTCACGGTGAACGCCCTCGCCCTGCGCGTGCCGGAGGTGCGCCTGGTGGACCCCTCCGGCGGTGTGGAGGACCTGCTCGCGCGCGTCATCACTACGCCCTCGAGCCCCGAGGTGTCGTTCGGCGACGATCCGCTCCGGATGCTGCGCGCCGCACGGTTCACGTCTCAGCTGGGTTTCACGGTGGACGACGAGACGCGTGCCGCGATGAGCCGGATGGCCGACCGCATCTCCATCGTGAGCGCGGAACGCATCCGCGACGAGATCGCCAAGCTGCTCATGACGGACGAGCCGCGTCCTGGCATCGAGCTGCTGGTGGAGACCGGGCTCGCCGACATGGTGCTCCCCGAGGTGCCCGCTCTCCGGCTGGAGGTGGATGAGCACCACCACCACAAGGACGTCTACCAGCACAGCCTCACGGTGCTCGACCAGGCGATCGGATACGAGAAGGAGCGCCACCCCGGCGAGGCGCCGGATCTCGTGCTGCGGCTGGCCGCCATCCTGCACGACATCGGCAAACCCGCCACCCGGCGGTTCGAGCCCGGCGGCGCCGTCAGCTTCTACCACCACGATGTCGTCGGGGCGAAGCTGGCGAAGAAGAGGTTGACCGCCCTGCGCTTCGACAAGTCGACCATCGAATCGGTCGCGCGGCTGATCGAGCTGCACCTGCGCTTCTTCGGCTACACGGACGCGAACTGGACGGACTCGGCCGTCCGTCGCTACGTCCGGGATGCGGGCGACGAGCTGGAACGACTGCACATGCTCACCCGCGCCGACGTCACCACGCGGAACCGCCGCAAGGCGGATCGCCTCGGGTTCGCCTACGACGACCTGGAGCAGCGCATCCGCGAGCTCAAGGAGCAGGAGGAGCTGGACGCCGTACGTCCGGACCTCGACGGCCAGCAGGTCATGGCGGCGCTCGGGCTGCGGCCGGGGCGCCAGGTGGGGCAGGCGATGAAGTTCCTGCTGGAGCTGCGGCTGGATGAGGGTCCGCTCGGCGAGGAGGAGGCAACGCGGCGGCTACTCGAGTGGTGGGCGTCCCAGTCCTCCACAGAAGGGCCAACGGGCTGA
- a CDS encoding DUF6049 family protein: MSVPGLTLRGARLTSALVSAVLATTALFSGGGPASAATAAAPVASARSAAAPGLTATVTADNGGVVSAGRPLLVSVTVTNPTDTAYSSGSATVWLDPEPQSSRTGLSAWLVSKDAVADKKTLGRVALPTLEPGSSSVVSVTVPAAALPFSSHPQSAVFGIGAAVDAGESVAEARSSVVWSTGKPTSRSAVAVVMPIVSPSTSSGLISSDDLATYTEPNGVLTRDLDGLADHSTVTVGIDPMIIASIRVLGNAAPPTATAWLDRLASLPNDTFALQYGDADVAGQIQSGLAAPLGPTALGYALDPRNFTPAPTSIGEPPSTTSTPTATPSPTPTAGAGPELPTLEKLLAWDYSLKGVAWPGDKTLRAADLAPLAAAGLGTAIVSGSNTNAASLDGTPNAALRSGASTLAVSDQGLSDALRAAVSAPSDLAWNSAMSTLNAQLQLVSGEDSTPHHLLLAMDRSWPSSGTQLQRTLDSLFTSPWSTPSTFPTLLTAAQSSQLALTDAPESQARIDAIRGLLDDEKALDGFASVLTDPSTLVGRTRAQLLSLLAVSWLNPRADWTAAVTKSRAATDDTLHSIKILPTDNINLVSAQGSIPFTVSNELPDEEATIVLSASPSNGRLEIDQPTTKTIPKDSRVTVLVPVKARVGNGQVILSLQLYSPAGVPIGYPSYATVDVHADWEGIGALIFGSLLVLLFGFGIVRNILRRRSQRRGEKADDAANAEPGDDSEPADDAEPVDDATPADDAKPAPTDGPEDRADG, from the coding sequence ATGAGCGTACCCGGCCTCACCCTCCGGGGTGCGCGACTCACCTCTGCGCTGGTGAGCGCGGTGCTGGCGACCACGGCCCTCTTCTCCGGCGGTGGCCCGGCGTCCGCCGCGACGGCCGCCGCCCCGGTGGCGTCTGCGCGCTCCGCGGCGGCACCGGGGCTCACGGCGACGGTCACGGCCGACAACGGGGGAGTGGTGTCCGCCGGGCGTCCCCTGCTCGTCTCGGTCACGGTGACCAATCCGACGGACACCGCGTACAGCTCCGGCTCCGCAACCGTCTGGCTGGACCCGGAGCCGCAGTCGTCGCGCACCGGGCTCTCCGCGTGGCTGGTGTCGAAGGATGCCGTCGCCGACAAGAAGACCCTGGGCAGGGTCGCCCTCCCGACGCTCGAGCCGGGGTCCAGCAGCGTCGTCTCGGTCACCGTTCCCGCCGCGGCCCTCCCCTTCTCCTCCCACCCCCAGTCGGCGGTGTTCGGCATCGGCGCGGCCGTCGACGCCGGGGAGTCGGTGGCGGAGGCGCGCAGTTCCGTCGTCTGGTCGACGGGGAAACCGACGTCGCGCTCGGCGGTGGCGGTGGTCATGCCGATCGTCAGTCCCTCCACGTCGAGCGGTCTCATCTCCTCCGACGACCTGGCGACGTACACCGAACCGAACGGCGTGCTCACACGGGATCTCGACGGCCTCGCCGACCACAGCACTGTAACGGTCGGCATCGACCCGATGATCATCGCGTCGATCCGCGTGCTGGGGAACGCAGCACCGCCCACGGCGACCGCCTGGCTCGACCGTCTGGCCTCGCTGCCGAACGACACCTTCGCGCTGCAGTACGGGGATGCCGACGTCGCGGGCCAGATCCAGTCCGGGCTGGCCGCGCCCCTCGGCCCGACGGCGCTCGGCTACGCACTGGACCCGAGGAACTTCACGCCGGCCCCGACCTCCATCGGCGAACCGCCATCCACGACGTCCACCCCGACGGCCACTCCCAGCCCGACGCCGACGGCAGGCGCCGGCCCAGAGCTCCCCACGCTGGAGAAGCTGCTCGCCTGGGACTACTCGCTGAAGGGCGTCGCCTGGCCGGGCGACAAGACCCTGCGGGCCGCCGATCTCGCACCGCTCGCCGCCGCCGGCCTCGGCACCGCCATCGTCTCGGGAAGCAACACCAACGCCGCGAGCCTCGACGGCACGCCGAACGCTGCGCTCCGCTCCGGCGCGAGCACGCTCGCCGTCTCGGACCAGGGCCTCTCGGACGCGCTCCGCGCCGCCGTCTCCGCTCCGAGCGATCTCGCCTGGAACTCGGCGATGTCCACCCTGAACGCGCAGCTCCAACTGGTGAGCGGCGAGGACTCCACGCCGCACCATCTGCTCCTCGCGATGGATCGCTCCTGGCCGTCGAGCGGGACGCAGCTGCAGCGGACGCTGGACTCCCTGTTCACCTCTCCCTGGTCGACCCCCAGCACCTTCCCCACCCTCCTCACGGCGGCGCAGTCGTCCCAGCTGGCGCTCACGGATGCTCCGGAGAGCCAGGCGCGCATCGACGCCATCCGCGGGCTCCTCGACGACGAGAAGGCGCTGGACGGTTTCGCCTCCGTGCTCACGGACCCCTCGACCCTGGTCGGGCGCACCCGGGCGCAGCTGCTGTCTCTGCTCGCCGTGTCCTGGCTGAATCCCCGGGCCGACTGGACGGCAGCGGTGACCAAGAGCCGCGCCGCCACCGACGACACCCTGCACTCGATCAAGATCCTGCCCACGGACAACATCAACCTGGTGAGCGCACAGGGCTCCATCCCCTTCACCGTGAGCAATGAGCTCCCGGACGAAGAGGCGACGATCGTCCTCAGCGCGTCACCGTCCAACGGGCGCCTGGAGATCGACCAGCCGACCACCAAGACCATCCCGAAGGACTCGCGGGTCACCGTCCTGGTGCCCGTCAAGGCTCGCGTCGGCAACGGCCAGGTCATCCTTTCGCTCCAGCTCTACAGCCCCGCCGGCGTCCCGATCGGCTACCCCAGTTACGCGACCGTGGATGTGCACGCCGACTGGGAGGGCATCGGCGCCCTGATCTTCGGCAGCCTCCTGGTCCTGCTGTTCGGCTTCGGGATCGTACGCAACATCCTGCGCCGCCGCTCGCAGCGACGCGGGGAGAAGGCGGATGATGCCGCCAACGCCGAGCCGGGGGATGACAGCGAGCCTGCGGACGACGCCGAGCCGGTGGACGACGCCACGCCTGCCGACGACGCGAAGCCTGCGCCGACCGACGGCCCGGAGGACCGCGCGGATGGCTAG
- the murJ gene encoding murein biosynthesis integral membrane protein MurJ, with protein MASVGRASAMLASGTLVSRLLGFAKAWLLVQAIGAISFAANAYGTATIVPNTVYAIIAQGILNAILVPQIVRASVNPDGGRAYINKLVTLGIVVFAAVAVVATFLSPVLVRLYGLRGGQAELATSFAYWSLPQIFFLGLYTLLGEVLNARKSFGPFTWAPVVNNIVAIVMLAVFIVSFGAFGSGNAHSTWTPGMIALLAGGATLGVAVQALILFVFWRRVGLRFRFDFGWRGVNLGSAGRAAGWTFGMLIVSQLAGLVETNVANSAGEAYAGSFVMSNAWLIFMLPHGIIAVSIVTAFYTRMAEHAHRGSVAEFRDDFSRAARSIMFLIVLSSVVLIVIAYPVARVFTSSYQAMGNVLIAYLIGLVPFSLVFMAQRAFYSLGNTRTPFFFTVAQSIVIVVGVLACFAVPADLRAAAVALVVSLASVVQAVLAFALLRRRTGGVDGRRIVSGLWRFLVAGLAALIAGAGFLVILGGVEPGSFPVSGPIPAIVASLVVGVVMLIVYVGFLAILRSSDLEAAVEPVLNRLPARSSTHR; from the coding sequence ATGGCTAGCGTCGGCCGGGCGAGCGCGATGCTCGCGTCCGGCACCCTCGTCTCGCGCCTGCTCGGCTTCGCCAAGGCCTGGCTGCTCGTGCAGGCCATCGGCGCGATCAGCTTCGCGGCGAACGCGTACGGGACGGCGACGATCGTCCCGAACACGGTCTACGCGATCATCGCCCAGGGCATCCTGAACGCGATCCTGGTGCCGCAGATCGTCCGCGCCTCCGTGAACCCGGACGGCGGCCGCGCCTACATCAACAAACTCGTCACGCTCGGCATCGTCGTGTTCGCCGCGGTCGCGGTCGTCGCCACGTTCCTCTCGCCGGTGCTCGTGCGTCTGTACGGCCTGCGCGGCGGGCAGGCGGAGCTCGCCACGTCGTTCGCGTACTGGTCGCTCCCGCAGATCTTCTTCCTCGGCCTCTACACGCTGCTCGGCGAGGTGCTGAACGCCCGCAAGTCGTTCGGCCCGTTCACGTGGGCGCCTGTCGTCAACAACATCGTCGCCATCGTGATGCTCGCCGTGTTCATCGTCAGCTTCGGCGCGTTCGGCAGCGGGAACGCCCACAGCACCTGGACGCCCGGCATGATCGCCCTGCTCGCCGGCGGGGCCACGCTCGGTGTCGCGGTGCAGGCGCTGATCCTGTTCGTCTTCTGGCGGCGCGTCGGCCTGCGGTTCCGCTTCGACTTCGGCTGGCGCGGCGTGAATCTCGGCTCCGCGGGTAGGGCGGCGGGATGGACGTTCGGGATGCTCATCGTCTCCCAGCTCGCCGGGCTCGTCGAGACGAACGTGGCGAACTCGGCCGGCGAGGCGTACGCAGGCTCGTTCGTGATGTCGAACGCCTGGCTGATCTTCATGCTCCCGCACGGCATCATCGCGGTGTCGATCGTCACCGCCTTCTACACCCGGATGGCCGAGCACGCCCATCGCGGCTCGGTCGCGGAGTTCCGCGACGACTTCTCCCGCGCAGCTCGGTCCATCATGTTCCTCATCGTCCTGTCCTCCGTCGTGCTGATCGTGATCGCCTATCCGGTCGCCCGCGTCTTCACGTCCTCCTACCAGGCGATGGGCAACGTCTTGATCGCCTACCTGATCGGCCTCGTGCCGTTCTCGCTGGTGTTCATGGCGCAGCGCGCCTTCTACTCGCTCGGGAACACCCGCACGCCCTTCTTCTTCACCGTCGCTCAGTCGATCGTGATCGTGGTCGGCGTGCTCGCCTGTTTCGCCGTGCCGGCCGACCTCCGCGCTGCGGCGGTCGCGCTGGTCGTCTCGCTGGCGAGCGTCGTGCAGGCGGTGCTCGCGTTCGCGCTGCTGCGCCGGCGCACCGGGGGAGTGGATGGCCGCCGCATCGTGAGCGGACTGTGGCGGTTCCTCGTCGCCGGCCTGGCCGCACTGATCGCCGGCGCCGGCTTCCTCGTCATCCTCGGCGGCGTCGAGCCGGGCTCGTTCCCGGTGAGCGGACCGATCCCCGCCATCGTCGCGTCGCTGGTGGTCGGCGTCGTCATGCTGATCGTCTACGTCGGCTTCCTCGCGATCCTCCGATCCTCCGACCTGGAGGCCGCCGTGGAACCGGTTCTGAACCGCCTTCCTGCGCGTTCCTCGACGCACAGGTGA
- the trxB gene encoding thioredoxin-disulfide reductase, which yields MRQIIIIGSGPAGYTAAIYAARANLKPLLIASSVEAGGELMNTTDVENFPGFPDGVMGPDLMFKMQAQAEKFGTEIVLDDVVSVELTGDVKTVTLGSGAVHQALSVIFATGSAYRKLGLEDEERLSGHGVSWCATCDGFFFRERTIAVVGGGDSAMEEATFLTRFADKVYVIHRRDSLRASKIMQERAFANEKIEFVWNSEVVGINGDEQVKSVTLRNLESGEQSELEIQGLFIAIGNDPRVHLVHGQLDLTSDGTIAVAGRSSKTKVAGVFAAGDVIDPSYRQAVTAAASGTVAALDAEHYLTTLPKDLLDAASDGASGDLELTTTA from the coding sequence GTGCGGCAGATCATCATCATCGGTTCCGGCCCAGCCGGTTACACCGCGGCCATCTACGCGGCTCGCGCCAACCTCAAGCCGCTGCTGATCGCCTCCTCCGTCGAGGCCGGCGGTGAACTGATGAACACCACGGATGTCGAGAACTTCCCCGGCTTCCCGGACGGCGTCATGGGTCCGGACCTGATGTTCAAGATGCAGGCCCAGGCCGAGAAGTTCGGCACCGAGATCGTCCTGGACGACGTCGTGTCCGTCGAGTTGACCGGTGACGTCAAGACCGTCACTCTCGGCTCCGGCGCGGTGCACCAGGCACTGTCCGTGATCTTCGCGACGGGTTCGGCGTACCGCAAGCTCGGGCTCGAGGACGAGGAGCGGTTGTCCGGCCACGGCGTCTCCTGGTGCGCCACCTGCGACGGCTTCTTCTTCCGCGAGCGCACCATCGCGGTCGTCGGCGGCGGCGACTCGGCGATGGAGGAAGCCACCTTCCTGACCCGCTTCGCGGACAAGGTCTACGTCATCCACCGTCGCGACAGCCTCCGCGCCTCCAAGATCATGCAGGAGCGCGCCTTCGCCAACGAGAAGATCGAGTTCGTCTGGAACTCCGAGGTCGTCGGCATCAACGGCGACGAGCAGGTGAAGAGCGTCACTCTCCGCAACCTGGAGAGCGGTGAGCAGAGCGAGCTGGAGATCCAGGGCCTGTTCATCGCGATCGGAAACGACCCGCGCGTCCACCTCGTCCACGGTCAGCTCGACCTGACGTCGGACGGCACCATCGCGGTCGCCGGACGCAGCTCGAAGACCAAGGTCGCGGGCGTGTTCGCTGCGGGAGACGTCATCGACCCCAGCTACCGCCAGGCGGTCACCGCCGCGGCGTCGGGAACGGTCGCCGCTCTCGACGCGGAGCACTACCTGACCACCCTCCCCAAGGACCTGCTGGACGCCGCCTCCGACGGCGCATCCGGCGACCTCGAACTCACGACCACCGCATAA
- the trxA gene encoding thioredoxin has translation MSAARSVTDASFEQDVINSDKTVLVDFWAEWCGPCRAVGPILDQIAAEHADKIEIVKLNVDENPQTAAKYQITSIPAMKVYQGGEVVKTVIGAKPKPALEADLAAYLA, from the coding sequence ATGTCAGCAGCACGTTCGGTCACGGACGCCAGCTTCGAGCAGGACGTCATCAACAGCGACAAGACCGTCCTGGTCGACTTCTGGGCGGAGTGGTGCGGCCCGTGTCGCGCCGTCGGCCCCATCCTCGACCAGATCGCCGCGGAGCACGCGGACAAGATCGAGATCGTGAAGCTCAACGTGGACGAGAACCCGCAGACCGCCGCGAAGTACCAGATCACCTCCATCCCCGCGATGAAGGTGTACCAGGGTGGCGAGGTCGTCAAGACCGTCATCGGCGCCAAGCCGAAGCCCGCCCTCGAAGCCGACCTGGCCGCCTACCTGGCGTAG
- a CDS encoding PLP-dependent aminotransferase family protein — MTEQGSPRQQGNNLDPWYHHYAQRTSGLAASEVRALFAVASRPEVVSLAGGMPYVAALPEDLVVGAMDRVMREQGPVALQYGSGQGVPALREQILDVMALEGISGSADDVVVTTGSQHALELFSKLFIDPGDVVLAEGPSYVTAMVIFRSYQAEVDHVPMDEHGLIPEALREHIARLKSAGRRVKFLYTVPTFHNPAGVTLSWERRLEILEIARENDILVLEDNPYGLLYFGERPPEAMRSVERDGVVYLGTFSKTLAPGFRVGWALAPHAIREKLILANEAAVLSPSSFSQLVISEYLRDADWRGQIDTFRGVYRERKEAMISALEEHLPDLTWTNPNGGFYVWLTLPPHLDSKAMLPRAVTELVAYTPGTAFYGDGSGAQNIRLSFCYPTPENIRVGIRRLATVINGEQDLLDTFAGTGPLTASRPSRTSPNPPTDLR; from the coding sequence GTGACTGAACAGGGCAGCCCGCGGCAGCAGGGCAACAATCTGGACCCGTGGTATCACCACTACGCGCAGCGCACGAGCGGCCTGGCCGCCAGTGAGGTCCGAGCCCTGTTCGCCGTCGCCAGCCGCCCCGAGGTGGTCTCGCTGGCCGGCGGCATGCCGTACGTCGCGGCGCTCCCGGAGGATCTCGTCGTCGGCGCGATGGACCGCGTCATGCGCGAGCAGGGACCGGTCGCCCTCCAGTACGGTTCCGGCCAGGGCGTCCCCGCCCTCCGCGAGCAGATCCTCGACGTCATGGCGCTCGAGGGCATCAGCGGGAGCGCCGACGACGTCGTGGTGACTACCGGCTCGCAGCACGCACTCGAGCTCTTCAGCAAGCTGTTCATCGATCCGGGGGATGTCGTCCTGGCCGAGGGCCCGAGCTACGTCACGGCGATGGTGATCTTCCGTTCGTACCAGGCGGAGGTGGACCACGTGCCGATGGACGAGCACGGGCTCATCCCGGAGGCGCTGCGCGAGCACATCGCCCGCCTGAAGTCAGCCGGCCGCCGGGTCAAGTTCCTCTACACCGTGCCGACCTTCCACAACCCGGCCGGGGTCACGCTCTCGTGGGAGCGCCGGCTCGAGATCCTCGAGATCGCGCGCGAGAACGACATCCTGGTGCTCGAGGACAACCCCTACGGCCTGCTCTACTTCGGCGAGAGGCCGCCGGAGGCGATGCGGTCCGTCGAGCGCGACGGCGTCGTGTACCTCGGCACGTTCTCGAAGACTCTCGCGCCCGGCTTCCGCGTCGGCTGGGCGCTCGCACCCCACGCCATCCGCGAGAAGCTCATCCTCGCCAACGAGGCGGCCGTCCTCAGCCCGAGCTCGTTCAGCCAGCTGGTGATCTCCGAGTACCTGCGGGACGCCGACTGGCGCGGCCAGATCGACACCTTCCGGGGCGTGTACCGTGAGCGCAAGGAGGCGATGATCTCGGCGCTGGAGGAGCACCTGCCCGACCTCACCTGGACCAACCCGAACGGCGGGTTCTACGTCTGGCTCACGTTGCCGCCGCATCTCGACTCGAAGGCCATGCTGCCGCGCGCGGTGACCGAGCTTGTGGCCTACACACCCGGCACGGCCTTCTACGGGGACGGTTCGGGCGCGCAGAACATCCGGCTCTCGTTCTGCTATCCGACCCCGGAGAACATCAGGGTCGGGATCCGCCGCCTCGCCACCGTGATCAACGGCGAGCAGGATCTGCTCGACACCTTCGCCGGAACGGGCCCGCTCACCGCGTCGCGCCCGTCAAGGACCTCCCCGAACCCTCCGACAGACCTCCGCTGA
- a CDS encoding D-alanine--D-alanine ligase — MAEKEALDIVVLAGGISHERDVSLRSGRRVADGLASLGHHVTVREPDGSLLAFVAESRPDVIWPALHGASGEDGALRGLLELSGVPFVGSLMDASRLAWSKPTAKAIVARAGIATPASITLPKETFRELGANSVLATVLDGLGLPLVVKPAKGGSAQGVTILDSAEELPRAMVDAYTYGEVALIERKVAGVEVSIAVIDTGDGPEALPAVEIEPIAGEYTFDARYNAGETRFYVPARLEPDVAAAAAEAATTAHTALGLRHLSRIDLIVDADGTPWFLEANVLPGLTETSIMPQAIAASGRDLGAVYAALATAAIAG, encoded by the coding sequence ATGGCCGAAAAAGAGGCACTCGACATCGTCGTACTCGCCGGTGGGATCTCCCACGAGAGGGACGTTTCGCTGCGCAGCGGTCGCCGCGTGGCCGACGGACTCGCGTCGCTCGGCCATCACGTGACGGTACGCGAACCCGATGGTTCTCTGCTGGCGTTCGTCGCCGAGAGCCGGCCGGATGTCATCTGGCCCGCGCTGCACGGGGCGAGCGGGGAGGACGGTGCTCTGCGCGGACTGCTCGAGCTCTCCGGCGTTCCGTTCGTCGGGTCGCTGATGGACGCCTCGCGTCTGGCCTGGTCGAAGCCAACGGCGAAGGCGATCGTCGCCCGCGCAGGCATCGCGACGCCCGCCTCCATCACCCTGCCCAAGGAGACGTTCCGTGAGCTCGGCGCCAACAGCGTGCTCGCTACCGTTCTCGACGGACTCGGCCTGCCGCTGGTCGTGAAGCCCGCCAAGGGCGGCTCTGCGCAGGGCGTGACCATCCTCGACTCGGCGGAAGAACTGCCGCGGGCCATGGTTGACGCGTACACCTACGGCGAGGTCGCCCTGATCGAACGGAAGGTCGCGGGTGTCGAGGTGTCGATCGCCGTGATCGACACCGGTGACGGGCCCGAGGCGCTTCCCGCGGTGGAGATCGAGCCGATCGCGGGGGAGTACACCTTCGATGCCCGCTACAATGCGGGCGAGACGCGCTTCTACGTTCCAGCGCGGCTCGAGCCGGACGTGGCCGCCGCGGCCGCCGAGGCGGCGACGACCGCCCACACGGCGCTGGGCCTGCGGCATCTCTCGCGGATCGACCTGATCGTGGACGCCGACGGGACACCCTGGTTCCTCGAGGCGAACGTGCTTCCGGGACTGACGGAGACGTCGATCATGCCCCAGGCGATCGCGGCGTCCGGCAGGGACCTCGGCGCCGTCTACGCCGCGCTGGCGACGGCGGCTATCGCGGGCTGA